AGGGCGCTGCGGATCTCGCCGGCCTGGGCGCTGAGGTCTACGGGCACGCATTTCAGTTCCTGCCGGCCGACGCGGGCCAGGTTGAGCAGGTCGTCTATGAGGAGACCCATCTTCTGGCTGGAGGCGCGGATGCGCTCCAGGAATTGGCGGCCCTGCGGGCTGACCTGCGAATCCGGGTCTTCGGCGAGCAGGTGGCTGAAGCCGTCGAGCGCCCGCAGCGGTGCGCGCAAGTCGTGGGAAACCGAGTAGCTGAAGGCCTCCAGTTCTTGGTTCGCGGCTTCCAGTTCATGGTTGGCCGCCTCCAGGGCTGCCGTACGCTCGCGCACCCGCTGCTCCAGCGTCTCGTTCATGCTGCGGATTGTGGCATTGCCGGCCTGCAGTTCGCCGAGCAGTTTCTCGATGTTGTCCGCCATGCGGTTGAAGGCCCGCGACGTCTGGGCAATTTCAAGCACATTGGATTCCGGTGCGCGCCTTGTAAGGTCGCCGTCGCCGAACTTCCGGGCGCTGGCGGCAAGTTCCCGCAGCGGCTTCAGGCCGCTGCGCAGCGTCAGGATGAAGAGGGGCAGGGCAATGGACAGGATGGCCAGCGAGAACAGGAAGGTCAGCCCGAGTTGTCTCCACAGATCGGCGGCCAGGATGTCCGCCGAGGGCTCGGCGAGGAGTTCTCCGTAGCGGACGCCGCCGGCGTCGATGGGCATGCGAACGGGTTCGGCGCGCAGGCCCAGGAGGGCCGAGAACCATCCGGGGGCGCCGTCTTCATGTTCGGGACGCTCGGGAAGACGGCCTTCGACGAGCGTCATCCCGCCGGCGGCATCGCGCAGTTCCAGTCGCTGGAAGTGGCCGTGGCGGAGGACGCTGTCCAGGGTTTGCTGGGCGGTGGCGAGGTCGCCGACGACGAGTGCGTTTCTCAGCGTGGGCACCAGCGCGGCGC
The window above is part of the Denitratisoma sp. genome. Proteins encoded here:
- a CDS encoding ATP-binding protein, producing MRIGLQARILLLAAAAIVTIFTVDFATEAIIQVRNAQQRMAEQSRSIGAALVPTLRNALVVGDLATAQQTLDSVLRHGHFQRLELRDAAGGMTLVEGRLPERPEHEDGAPGWFSALLGLRAEPVRMPIDAGGVRYGELLAEPSADILAADLWRQLGLTFLFSLAILSIALPLFILTLRSGLKPLRELAASARKFGDGDLTRRAPESNVLEIAQTSRAFNRMADNIEKLLGELQAGNATIRSMNETLEQRVRERTAALEAANHELEAANQELEAFSYSVSHDLRAPLRALDGFSHLLAEDPDSQVSPQGRQFLERIRASSQKMGLLIDDLLNLARVGRQELKCVPVDLSAQAGEIRSALEEQAPERKVDWHIADNLTARGDPVLLKTLLDNLLRNAWKFTAERPDARIEITLCTTDGGKVFCVRDNGAGFEMAYADKLFKPFQRLHDAKRFEGTGIGLAIVYRILRRHGGRVWAEGAPDQGAAFYFTLP